In a genomic window of Microcebus murinus isolate Inina unplaced genomic scaffold, M.murinus_Inina_mat1.0 scaf003_hap2_Mmur4.0, whole genome shotgun sequence:
- the HCFC1 gene encoding host cell factor 1 isoform X3 translates to MASAVSPANSPAVLLQPRWKRVVGWSGPVPRPRHGHRAVAIKELIVVFGGGNEGIVDELHVYNTATNQWFIPAVRGDIPPGCAAYGFVCDGTRLLVFGGMVEYGKYSNDLYELQASRWEWKRLKAKTPKNGPPPCPRLGHSFSLVGNKCYLFGGLANDSEDPKNNIPRYLNDLYILELRPGSGVVAWDIPITYGVLPPPRESHTAVVYTEKDNKKSKLVIYGGMSGCRLGDLWTLDIETLTWNKPSLSGVAPLPRSLHSATTIGNKMYVFGGWVPLVMDDVKVATHEKEWKCTNTLACLNLDTMAWETILMDTLEDNIPRARAGHCAVAINTRLYIWSGRDGYRKAWNNQVCCKDLWYLETEKPPPPARVQLVRANTNSLEVSWGAVATADSYLLQLQKYDIPATAATATSPTPNPVPSVPANPPKSPAPAAAAPAVQPLTQVGITLLPQAAAAPPTTTTIQVLPTVPGSSISVPTAARTQGVPAVLKVTGPQATTGTPLVTMRPASQAGKAPVTVTSLPAGVRMVVPTQSTQGTVIGSSPQMSGMAALAAAAAATQKIPPSSAPTVLSVPAGTTIVKTVAVTPGTTTLPATVKVASSPVMVSNPATRMLKTAAAQVGTSVSSATNTSTRPIITVHKSGTVTVAQQAQVVTTVVGGVTKTITLVKSPISVPGGSALISNLGKVMSVVQTKPVQTSAVTGQASTGPVTQIIQTKGPLPAGTILKLVTSADGKPTTIITTTQASGAGAKPTILGISSVSPSTTKPGTTTIIKTIPMSAIITQAGAAGVTSSPGIKSPITIITTKVMTSGTGAPAKIITAVPKIATGHGQQGVTQVVLKGAPGQPGTILRTVPMGGVRLVTPVTVSAVKPAVTTLVVKGTTGVTTLGTVTGTVSTSLAGAGGHGTSASLATPITTLGTIATLSSQVINPTAITVSAAQTTLTAAGGLTTPTITMQPVSQPTQVTLITAPSGVEAQPVHDLPVSILASPTTEQPTATVTIADSGQGDVQPGTVTLVCSNPPCETHETGTTNTATTTVVANLGGHPPPTQVQFVCDRQEGTASLVTSTMGQQNGSVVRVCSNPPCETHETGTTNTATTATSNMAGQHSCSNPPCETHETGTTSTATTAMSNVGTSQQRDTHRVCLASNPTVVRINVATGAVEGAQGPKSQCQTCQTSATSTTMTVMATGAPCSASPLLGGHSPAFVQLASLSSKVGPSGSGSKDMPVGHQLEMHHTHTANTPTTPCPSLGAGEPNTARGAPMLAYESPQSSPPSTTVTVTALEALLCPSATMTHVCSNPPCETHETGTTNTATTSNAGSAQRVCSNPPCETHETGTTHTATTATSSGGIGQPEGGQQAPAGHPCETHQTTSTGTTMSVSVGALLPDTTPSHRTLESGLDAAAPPSITPQASTTVLAPFPTQRVCSNPPCETHETGTTHTATTVTSNMSSNQDPPPATSDQGEVESTQGDSVNITSSSAITTTVSSTLTRAVTTVTQSTPVPGPSVPPPEELQVTPGPRPQLPPRQLLQSASTPLMGESTEVLSASQTPELPDAVDLSSTGDPSSGQEPASSAVVATVVVQPPPPTQSEVDQLSLPQELMAETQAGTTTLMVTGLTPEELAVTAAAEAAAQAAATEEAQALAIQAVLQAAQQAVMAGTGEPMDTSEAAAAVTQAELGHLSAEGQEGQATTIPIVLTQQELAALVQQQQQLQEAQAQQQHHHLPTEALAPADSLNDPTIESNCLNELAGAVPSTVALLPSTATESLAPSNTFVAPQPVVVASPAKLQAAATLTEVANGIESLGVKPDLPPPPSKAPVKKENQWFDVGVVKGTNVMVTHYFLPPDDAVPSDDDSGTVPDYTQLKKQELQPGTAYKFRVAGINACGRGPFSEISAFKTCLPGFPGAPCAIKISKSPDGAHLTWEPPSVTSGKIIEYSVYLAIQSSPAGGEPKSSTPAQLAFMRVYCGPSPSCLVQSSSLSNAHIDYTTKPAIIFRIAARNEKGYGPATQVRWLQETSKDGSGTKPASKRPLSSPEMKSAPKKSKADGQ, encoded by the exons ATGGCTTCGGCCGTGTCGCCCGCCAACTCGCCAGCGGTGCTCTTGCAACCCCGCTGGAAGCGAGTGGTGGGTTGGTCGGGTCCGGTACCCCGGCCCCGCCACGGCCACCGCGCTGTGGCCATCAAGGAGCTCATCGTGGTGTTTGGTGGTGGCAACGAGGGAATAGTGGACGAACTGCACGTGTACAACACGG CAACCAACCAGTGGTTCATCCCAGCTGTGAGAGGGGATATCCCTCCTGGGTGTGCAGCATATGGCTTCGTGTGTGATGGGACTCGCCTGCTGGTGTTTGGTGGGATGGTGGAATATGGAAAATACAGCAATGACCTCTACGAGCTCCAG GCAAGCCGCTGGGAGTGGAAGAGACTTAAAGCAAAGACACCAAAAAATGGGCCCCCTCCATGTCCTCGGCTCGGGCACAGCTTTTCCCTCGTGGGCAACAAATGCTACCTGTTTGGGGGTCTGGCCAATGATAGCGAGGACCCCAAGAACAACATTCCGAG GTACCTGAATGACTTATACATCCTGGAATTGCGGCCAGGCTCTGGAGTGGTAGCCTGGGACATCCCTATTACTTATGGggtcctgcccccaccccgggaGAGTCACACTGCTGTGGTCTACACTGAAAAAGATAACAAGAAATCCAAGCTGGTGATCTACGGAGGGATGAGTGGCTGCAGGCTGGGGGACCTCTGGACCCTGGACATTG AGACTCTGACGTGGAACAAGCCCAGTCTCAGTGGGGTGGCTCCTCTTCCTCGCAGTCTCCATTCGGCAACCACCATAGGAAATAA aATGTACGTGTTTGGTGGCTGGGTGCCTCTCGTCATGGATGATGTCAAAGTGGCCACACATGAGAAGGAGTGGAAGTGTACCAACACGCTGGCTTGTCTCAACCTGG ATACCATGGCGTGGGAGACCATCCTCATGGACACGCTGGAGGACAACATTCCCCGGGCTCGAGCTGGTCACTGCGCAGTCGCCATCAACACCCGCCTATACATTTGGAGTGGGCGTGACGGCTACCGCAAGGCCTGGAACAACCAGGTCTGCTGCAAGGACCTCTGGTACCTGGAGACAG AaaagccaccgcccccagcccggGTACAGCTGGTTCGAGCCAACACCAACTCCCTGGAGGTGAGCTGGGGGGCAGTGGCAACAGCCGACAGTTACCTTCTGCAGCTCCAGAAATATGACATTCCTGCCACGGCTGCTACTGCCACCTCCCCCACACCCAATCCAGTCCCGTCTGTGCCTGCCAACCCTCCCAAGAGCCCTGCCCCGGCAGCAGCCGCACCTGCTGTGCAGCCGCTGACCCAAGTAGGCATCACGCTCCTGCCCCAGGCTGCTGCCGCGCCCCCAACTACCACCACCATCCAGGTCTTGCCGACGGTGCCCGGCAGCTCCATTTCCGTGCCCACAGCAGCCAGGACTCAAG GTGTCCCTGCTGTTCTCAAAGTGACCGGTCCTCAGGCTACAACAGGAACCCCATTGGTCACCATGAGACCTGCCAGCCAGGCTGGGAAAGCCCCTGTCACTGTGACCTCCCTGCCCGCTGGTGTGCGAATGGTTGTGCCAACACAGAGTACCCAGGGGACG GTGATTGGCAGCAGCCCGCAGATGAGCGGGATGGCTGCGCTGGCAGCTGCGGCTGCTGCCACCCAGAAGATCCCTCCTTCCTCGGCGCCCACAGTGCTGAGTGTCCCAGCGGGTACCACCATTGTCAAGACTGTGGCTGTGACACCTGGCACTACTACCCTCCCGGCCACTGTGAAGGTGGCCTCCTCGCCAGTCATG GTGAGCAACCCAGCCACCCGAATGCTGAAGACTGCAGCTGCCCAGGTGGGAACATCTGTTTCTTCTGCCACCAACACATCTACCCGCCCTATCATCACGGTGCACAAGTCGGGGACTGTGACAGTAGCCCAGCAAGCCCAGGTGGTGACCACAGTGGTGGGCGGGGTCACCAAGACCATCACCTTAGTGAAGAGCCCCATCTCCGTCCCAGGAGGCAGTGCTCTG atttccaATCTGGGCAAAGTGATGTCAGTGGTCCAGACCAAACCAGTTCAGACTTCAGCAGTCACAGGCCAGGCGTCCACAGGCCCTGTGACTCAGATCATCCAG ACCAAAGGACCTCTGCCAGCGGGGACAATCCTAAAGCTGGTGACCTCAGCGGATGGCAAGcctaccaccatcatcactaccacGCAAGCCAGCGGGGCAGGGGCCAAGCCCACCATCCTGGGCATCAGCAGTGTGTCCCCtagcaccaccaagcctggcacAACCACCATCATCAAGACCATTCCTATGTCGGCCATCATCACCCAGGCGGGCGCGGCGG GTGTGACTAGTAGTCCTGGCATCAAGTCccccatcactatcatcaccaccaagGTTATGACTTCAGGAACGGGAGCACCTGCCAAAATCATCACTGCTGTCCCTAAAATTGCCACTGGCCACGGGCAGCAAGGAGTTACCCAG GTGGTGCTGAAGGGGGCCCCTGGACAGCCAGGCACCATCCTCCGCACTGTGCCCATGGGGGGCGTCCGCCTGGTCACCCCTGTCACTGTCTCTGCCGTCAAGCCAGCCGTCACCACACTGGTTGTGAAGGGCACCACAG GTGTCACAACCCTAGGCACAGTCACAGGCACTGTCTCCACCAGCCTTGCTGGAGCTGGGGGCCACGGTACCAGCGCCTCCctggccacacccatcactacTTTGGGCACCATTGCCACCCTCTCAAGCCAGGTGATCAACCCCACTGCCATCACCGTGTCAGCCGCACAGACCACACTGACAGCGGCCGGCGGGCTCACCACTCCCACCATTACCATGCAG CCTGTCTCCCAGCCTACCCAGGTGACTCTGATCACAGCACCCAGCGGGGTTGAAGCCCAGCCCGTGCACGACCTCCCTGTGTCTATCCTGGCCTCTCCTACTACAGAACAGCCCACAGCCACAGTCACCATTGCCGACTCGGGCCAGGGTGATGTGCAGCCTGGCACCGTTACACTGGTGTGCTCCAACCCACCCTGTGAGACCCACGAGACGGGCACCACCAACACAGCCACCACCACTGTTGTGGCTAACCTTGGGGGCCACCCGCCGCCCACGCAAGTGCAGTTCGTCTGTGACAGGCAGGAGGGAACTGCCTCTCTTGTGACCTCAACCATGGGGCAGCAGAATGGTAGCGTGGTCCGAGTCTGCTCAAACCCGCCCTGTGAGACCCACGAGACAGGCACCACCAACACCGCCACCACCGCCACCTCCAACATGGCTGGGCAGCACAGCTGCTCAAACCCACCTTGCGAGACCCATGAGACGGGCaccaccagcactgccaccacGGCCATGTCAAATGTCGGCACCAGCCAGCAGCGAGATACCCACCGGGTCTGTTTGGCCAGCAACCCCACTGTGGTCCGGATCAATGTGGCCACCGGGGCAGTGGAGGGAGCCCAGGGTCCTAAGTCCCAGTGCCAAACCTGTCAGACCAGTGCAACTAGCACCACGATGACTGTGATGGCCACCGGGGCCCCATGCTCTGCCAGCCCACTCCTTGGGGGCCACAGCCCAGCTTTCGTGCAGTTGGCCTCTCTGAGTAGCAAGGTTGGGCCTAGTGGCTCTGGCAGCAAGGACATGCCTGTGGGGCACCAGCTGGAAATGCATCACACCCACACAGCCAACACCCCCACCacaccctgccccagcctgggtgCTGGGGAGCCCAACACAGCTCGGGGGGCCCCTATGCTTGCGTATGAGAGCCCCCAGAGCAGCCCACCCAGCACCACCGTGACTGTGACAGCCCTGGAGGCGCTGCTGTGCCCCTCAGCCACCATGACCCATGTCTGCTCCAATCCACCGTGCGAGACCCATGAGACGGGCACCACCAACACTGCCACTACCTCCAATGCTGGCAGTGCCCAGCGGGTGTGCTCCAACCCACCCTGTGAGACCCATGAGACAGGCACCACCCACACGGCCACCACTGCCACCTCCAGTGGGGGCATAGGCCAGCCTGAAGGTGGGCAGCAGGCCCCTGCTGGCCACCCTTGTGAGACACACCAGACCACTTCCACTGGCACTACCATGTCTGTCAGCGTGGGTGCCCTGCTCCCCGACACCACCCCATCCCACAGGACCTTGGAGTCTGGCTTGGATGCAGCGGCACCGCCCAGCATCACCCCGCAGGCTAGCACCACAGTGCTGGCTCCTTTCCCAACACAGAGGGTATGCTCCAACCCCCCCTGTGAGACCCATGAGACAGGCACCACGCACACAGCCACCACCGTCACCTCCAACATGAGCTCAAACCAAG ATCCCCCACCAGCCACCAGTGATCAGGGAGAGGTGGAGAGCACCCAGGGTGACAGTGTGAACATCACCAGCTCCAGTGCAATCACAACAACCGTGTCCTCAACACTGACGCGGGCTGTAACCACTGTGACACAGTCCACACCAGTTCCTGGCCCATCTGTGCCG CCCCCAGAGGAACTCCAGGTCACACCAGGGCCTCGCCCACAGCTGCCGCCACGGCAACTCCTGCAGTCTGCCTCCACACCCCTGATGGGGGAGTCCACTGAGGTCCTGTCAGCCTCCCAGACCCCTGAGCTCCCGGACGCCGTGGATCTGAGCAGCACAGGGGACCCATCTTCAGGCCAGGAGCCTGCCAGCTCAGCGGTAGTGGCCACTGTGGTGGTCCAGCCACCTCCACCCACACAGTCTGAAGTAGACCAGTTATCACTTCCCCAAGAGCTGATGGCTGAGAcccaggcaggcaccaccacccTTATGGTAACAGGGCTCACCCCTGAGGAGCTGGCAGTGACTGCTGCTGCCGAAGCAGCTGCCCAGGCCGCAGCCACAGAGGAAGCTCAGGCCCTGGCCATCCAGGCAGTGCTCCAGGCCGCACAACAGGCTGTCATGG CAGGCACTGGGGAGCCCATGGACACTTCCGAGGCAGCAGCGGCTGTGACACAGGCGGAGCTGGGGCACCTGTCAGCCGAGGGTCAGGAGGGCCAAGCTACCACCATCCCCATTGTGCTGACACAGCAAGAGCTGGCCGCCCtggtgcagcagcagcagcagctgcaggaggcACAGGCCCAGCAGCAGCACCACCACCTCCCTACTGAGGCCTTGGCCCCTGCTGACAGCCTCAATGACCCGACCATCGAGAGCAACTGCCTCAACGAGCTGGCTGGTGCTGTCCCCAGCACTGTGGCCCTGCTACCCTCAACAGCCACAGAGA gcctggctccatccaACACGTTTGTGGCCCCCCAGCCGGTTGTGGTAGCCAGCCCAGCGAAGCTGCAAGCTGCGGCGACCCTGACCGAAGTGGCCAATGGCATTGAGTCCCTAGGCGTG AAGCCGGACCTGCCACCTCCACCCAGCAAAGCACCCGTGAAGAAGGAGAACCAATGGTTTGATGTGGGGGTCGTTAAGGGCACCAATGTAATGGTGACACACTATTTCCTGCCACCAGATGATGCTGTCCCGTCAGAT GATGACTCAGGCACTGTCCCCGACTATACCCAGCTGAAGAAGCAGGAACTGCAGCCAGGCACAGCCTACAAGTTCCGTGTTGCTGGGATCAACGCCTGTGGCCGGGGGCCCTTCAGTGAGATCTCAGCCTTTAAGACATGTCTGCCTGGTTTCCCAGGGGCTCCTTGTGCCATTAAAATCAGCAAA